Sequence from the Qipengyuania gaetbuli genome:
GCCTGGCCGTTCGAAACGCTGGTGATTGTGCGGGACGATGTGGCGCGTCTCGAGGATTTGTCGGATGACGCGCGCGATGCGCTTGCCGCGCTGCTGGGCAAGCTGCTCGCTGGTTATGACGCGCTGTTCGATACCGATTTCCCCTATTCAATGGGGTGGCACGGCGCGCCGCACGGGGCCGGCGATGACTGCGCGCACTGGCGGCTCCATGCGCATTTCTACCCGCCGCTGCTGCGCTCTGCCGAAATCCGCAAGCACATGGTCGGCTTCGAACTGATGGCCGAAACACAGCGCGACCTGACGCCCGAAGCCGCGGCGCAGCGCCTGCGAGAGGTGATGAAGTGAGCGAAGGACTGGCCGCCTCGGCGCAGGAGCAATTTGCCGCCGCCTTTGGCCACGCGCCGCAGGGTGTCGTGTTCGTGCCCGGCAGGGTCAATCTCATCGGCGAACACGTCGACTATAACGACGGGCTGGTCCTGCCCATGCCGGTACGGGAAGGCACGGCGATCGCGTGGCGCTCGGCACCGGGCGGCGAGATCCATGTGAAAGCCGCCGATTTCGGCAGCGAGGACAGGTTCGACCTTTCCCTGCCCGAGAAGCCAGAGGCAACCGACTGGCGCGCCTATGTGCGTGGCATGTGCGCCCTTGCCCCCGTTCGTCCAGTGTCAGGCTTGCAGCTCCTGATCACCGGCAACTTGCCACGCGGTTCCGGCTTGTCCTCCTCGGCCTCGCTCTGCGTGGGAGTAGGAAAGGCGCTGGCCGAGGCCGCAGACGATGAGGCCGATTCCGTCGCGCTTGCGCAAGCGGCGCAGCGGACCGAGCACGAATGGGTGGGCGTTGCCTGCGGGATCATGGACCAGATGGCTGTCGCTGCCGGAGAGCCGGGCAAGGCACTGATGCTCGACTGCCGCGACCTGTCGCGCCAGCAGGTCGCCCTTCCGCATGATTGGGCCGTGGGCATCGTCGATTCCGGCGTCACCCGCGGGCTGGTCGACGGCGAATACAACGCGCGCCGCGCGCAATGCGAAAGCGCCGCTGCCAAGCTCGGCGTGGCGAGCTTGCGCGATGCCGACCTCGCCATGGTGGAGTCCGGCGACCTCGATCCGCTCGAGCGGAAGCGCGCCCTCCACGTGGTCGAGGAAATTGCTCGCGTCGGCAGCGCTGCCCGCGCCATTGCCGCGGGCGACCTTCCAGCCATGTGCACGGTATTGCGCGAAGGCCATGCCTCCTTGCGCGACCTCTTCGAAGTGAGCGTTCCTGCCGTCGACGAACTGGTTGAGCGGATCGACGCTTTGCTCGGAGATGCAGGCGCCGCGCGCATGACCGGCGCCGGGTTCGGCGGATCGATCGTGGTCGTCGGCGAGCGCGATGCGATAGGGGGACTTCCCGCCCTTCTCGCGCGCCCGGTCAGGCTGGCTTTCTAACCGGTCGCTTCCGCCCTGATCCGCATGGACACGCTCCACCGCTCGCCCCGTTGTAGTACTCGCATCCCGTTTTCAGGGACTGGCTCGTTAAACACATCGGTCGCATGGCTGACCGGTTCGACGCAGAAGAAATCCTCGCCTGCAGGTACATAGACGGTCGTGAAGGCAAGATCCCCGCAAGGGTCGATTATCGTCCTCAGCGCACGTTCGGGCCATTCGATTTCGAGCAGTCCGTCCCTGCCGGTATAGACCGTATCGACTTCACGGGTCTCGACTGGCCTGCCGTTCCACCAGTCGCGGGCCTCGTCCCTATGGTCGAGGTTACGCGGAAGGCAATCCGGTCCGACCTGCCATTCGCCGCGATGAAGGCCGCGGTAGAGCGTGTGTCCGGTGCGCGGGAAATAGGGATGGAAGCCGAGCCCCGCTGGCATCGGGTCGGCTGACAGGTTCTCCAGCTCCAGCGAGGTGAGCAAGCCTCCCTCGTCGAGCACAAAACCGGCGGTAGCGCGATAAGGCCAAGGCCATGCCCCTCCCGCATTCTCGTGCACCAGCACCGCCCGGTCCGGCGAAAGTTCGGCCACCGACCAGTCGGCGAGCCAGCCGAAGCCGTGGAGGACCGGTTCTCCAACCGCTGCCGGGTGGTTCGGTTCAAGACGGACTTCGCGCCCTTCGAAAACGAAGCGCGAACCGGCGATGCGGTTGGAAAACGGCACCAGCGGGAAACAGCTGCTGTCCAGCACCCCGTCGCCCGCCGCAGGGCGAAGGAGATCCTGCCCGCGCCAGGAAAAAGCCACGATGCTCCCGCCCCGATGCGGAGCAAGTTCGAGCCTGTAGTCCCCAGCCGCGATCCCGATGCAGTCCATGGCGCTCTTATAAGACCGAAAAAGTTGGGCGGAAGCTTCGGGCGGCGATCTGACGCCAAACGCCTGTCGCTTGCCAGCGAACAGCAGTTTCGTTCGGTTCTGGAGACAAGTGACTGGCGGAGAGGGAGGGATTCGAACCCTCGATACGGTTGCCCGTATACCGCATTTCGAGTGCGGCGCATTCGACCACTCTGCCACCTCTCCGCATGTCGGGTGCGCTTATCGGGCCATGGGCCCCGGTCGAAGCGAGCGCGCCCGTTAGCCCACGCCGCGGGCATTGCCAAGCCCTTTCGCGTGCGAAATCGGGGGACGAGAGCGACCGGGAGCTTGTCCCTCGCCCCATCGATCCCATATTCTCCGCCGACATGGACAGGACTTTGTTTTTCTCTCCGCAGGCAGGCCGTACTCTCGAGGCGCCCCGCCGTATCCGCACCCGCTTCGCGATCGGCGACGTCGTCCGGCACAAGGTGTTCGATTTCAGGGGCGTGATCTTCGATATCGACCCCGTCTTCGCCAATAGCGAGGAATGGTATTCGGCGATTCCCGAAGACATAAGGCCGGATCGCAACCAGCCCTTCTACCACTTGCTCGCCGAAAGCGACGAGAGCGATTACGTCGCCTACGTCAGCCAGCAGAACCTCATCGGCGATGCGCTGGCGGGGCCCGTCTCGCATCCCGACGTGCACCAGTATTTCCAGCATTTCGAACACGGGCGCTACCGGATGCGCCGCAAGCTCACTCACTAGCGCTGCAGCCGTCTTGCGCTGCTTGGGCAACCCCGCTAGAGGCGCGCCCTTGCCCTAGCCGGCATGCGGAGCAGTGGCCGAGTGGTCGAAGGCGCACGCCTGGAAAGTGTGTATACGGTAACCCCGTATCGAGGGTTCGAATCCCTCCTGCTCCGCCACTTTACCCCTGAATTCATCGGCTAAGGCCGAACCGCGCTTCGCTGGCTGCGCTGCGTCGCCGCTTGCCCGCCATGGTTTGCCGTGTTTAATGTCGCACCTGTGATCGGGTGAGGCAGCGGGGGTGCGCCGGGTGCGAAAACTAGTCTGGGCGATCCTGTTCGTCTTTGCCGCTTCAGCGCTCGGCAATCCGGCGCTGATTGCGCAGGATGCTCAGCCCGCGGCACAGGAACCCGCAGCATCGACGCAGTCTGCCCGCGATATCGAGGATATTTCCGCAGAGCAGATCGAGGCCGACCCGGTCGGGATTGCTACCGAAATCCTGTCGACACCGCCCGGCGAATACAGTCTCGGACGCCTCGCCAAACTGCATCAGTTGCGCGCAGCCCTGGGCGAACGGAGGGAAGAAGCGCGCGAGATTGCCGATACGGGGACGCTGGATTCGCGCATCATCGAAGCCCAGATCGAAACACTCGGCCCCGCGCCCTCAGAGGGGGAAACCGAACCGGCCGCCACCTCGAAGCGACGCGAAATCCTCTACCGGCGGCTTTCGGAAGAGCTCGCCCCGCTGCTGGTGCTGCGCGAACATCAGGTGCGTGCAGCGACTTTGATCACCGAAATCGACGATCGGATCGGTGCGATCCAGGAGGACCGCCTCCTCAGCTTCAACGGCACGCCGCTCAATCCCGCGATGTGGGTCAGCGCCCTTGCCGCAACCGGTGCGACGCTTGGCGAGTATCTCGGCAATCCGAGTCTCGGGATGCTCGGTATCGCGCTCGTGCTGCTATTCCTCGTCCCGGCCGGCATCCTATGGCTCGGCAAGAGATGGATGGCGGCAGTGCGCAGCCGCGCGCGCAACACATCCAGCGATGCCCGAAGCATGGCGATTTTGCTGATGAACGATTTCGCGGGCCTGCTGGTTGCCCTGTTCATCGCCGGATCGATGGCTTGCGGACTTGCCGCGCTGATCTGGGGTGCCGTTTCGCAGGCCATGCTGCTGCAGATTTCCGTCATGGCCTTCGTCAGCATCATGATGGTCGCCATCGCGCGTTGGCTGGGGCGCAGCATCTTCCGCTCGCCAATCGACAGCCTCCTGATCGTCCACCTGACCGATGCCGATGCGCGTCACGCGTCCCGCCTGACCGGCCTGATCGGTATCACTGTCGCGGCGGAGGCATGGCTGGAGGTGGTTGAGAACGACGGTATCATTGCGACGACCGTCGCAAACCTTCTCTCGGCCTTGCTGGTGCTGTGGGGAAGCTGGCTGGTGTTCCGCCTTGCCGGCGTCATCGCGCGGCGCGAACGCAAGCCCCCCGAACCCGATCCGCTGGCAGACCAGACCTCGACCGAAGTCGAGATCCACGAGGCAATCGATTTCGCCGGCCCGCTGAGCCGCGTCGTCAAGGTTGTTGCACTGGTAGCCGCAGGAGCGGCGATCGTGGGCTTCATTTACCTGGCGCGGGAAATCTTCTTCGATATCGTCGGCACGCTGGCCGTTATCGCGCTGGCCTATCTCCTCCAGCGCACCCTGCGGTTCATCATGGTGGTGCTGGCCGAAGGGCCGCTGCGCCGGTTCCGCGGCATCATCCACCTCCTGCCGGTATTCACAGGCTTCGCAATAGCGCTGGCTTCGGTCCCGCTGCTGGCGATCATCTGGGGCTATAACGGTCAGGAAATCATCGACGGCATCATTGCCCTGCGCAACGGCGTATCGCTGGGAGACATCACGATTTCGGCCGGGGACGTGTTCGCCTTCGCGCTGGTCTTCTTCCTCGGCTTCGTCGTCACCCGGTGGGTGCAGCGCATCCTGCGCCTTTCGATTTTGCCGCAATTCGCGCTCGATCTCGGCGCGCGCTCGGCGATCGTCACCATCGTCGGCTATGTCGGCATCGTGCTGGCGGCCATCATCGCCATCACTTCCACCGGCCTCGACCTGTCGAGCCTTGCCTTCGTCGCAGGCGCGCTGTCGGTCGGCCTCGGCTTCGGCCTCCAATCGGTGGTGGAGAATTTCGTCAGCGGCATCATCCTGCTGCTGGAAAGGCCGGTCCGCGAAGGGGACTGGATTGAAGTGGGTCCCTACTCCGGCATCGTGCGCAAGATTTCCGTCCGCTCCACCCGGATCGAAACCTTTGACCATCACCAGATCATCGTGCCCAATTCACAGCTCATCACGGAGAGCGTGAAGAATCTCAGCTTTGCGGGCGATGCCGCGCGGATCATCGTGCCGATCGGGGTCGCTTACGATACCGACCTAGAGAAAGCGCGCACGACATTGCTGGAGGTCGCGGCAGCGAACGAGCTGGTGCTCGACGATCCCGCGCCGTCCGTTGCAGTCGAGGATTTCGGCGACAATTCGATCAACCTCAAGCTGCTGGCCTTCGTCCGCGACGTGACGACCGGGGCAGGGGTCAGGTCGGAGCTGCGCTTTGCCGTCGCAAAACGGTTTGCGCAGGAAGGCATCGAAATCCCCTTCCCGCAACGTGTCGTGACGCTGCGCGACGAACGCGCCGCGCCTGCCGCCGGCTAGCTGCGTGAACGCTCAGATCTCGAAATTGAGGCGGTAGCCCGGCCGGTAGACGAGCATGATGTCGGTCACCGAACGGTCGCCGAACCACGTCGTGCGGTCCATGGTGAACAGCGCTTCGCCGGCATCCGTCCCGAACAGTTCGGCAAGCCGCTCGTCGGCCACGCTGGCAGACAGGGCGACTTCGCCGCGGGAAAAGGGCACCGTGCGCACCAGCCATTCGTTCGCGCTCGTTGCGGCAAGGTCGGCATCGGCAAATTCGGGCACCGTTTCGAGGTTCACCCAGCGCCGTTCGAAGGCAAAGGCCTTACCGTCGGCGAGGTGAAGGCTCTCGAGAAAGGCACAGCGCTGGTCGGGGTCAAGCCGCATCCTTTCGCGCAAGGCGGCAGGCGGCTTGCGCTGTTCGCGCCGCAGGACGCGGTGTGCGTATTCCTGCCCTGCTCCCTCGACCTGCTCGCGCAGGATCGGAATGCTCACCTGCGCCTGCCTTGCCGGGAGCGGGCGAACGCGGGTCCCGCCCTTGCGCTTGCGCTCGACAATGCCTTCCTCGGCAAGGGCCTGTAGCGCACGGTTCACTGTGGTGCGCGAACAGCCGTATTCCTCGGCGAATTCGACCTCGCCGGGGATCAGTTCACCCAGTTTCCATTCGCCGGCGACGATCCGGTTCCTGATTGCCTCGCGAATGCCGGAATGGGTCGCGCTGTTCACAGGGCTTGCCTCAGGCGGGTCATGGTCCTGTGGAAACGTTCGCGGACGCGATCCGCGCAGATGTGCTGCCCGCCTGTGACGATGTGACGCCCTGCGGACCACACGTCGCTGACGGCGCGTTCCTCCGCCCCGAATATCCAGCTGTCTAGGCGCGTGTCAGCGTCCGCCCAGTCGAGGAAGGGAATGTCGTCGCGCAGCGCCACCAGATCGGCCAGCCGGCCTGCCTCGATTGCGCCAGCCGGCCGCCCGATCGCCTGCGCCCCGCCGTTTGCCGCGCGTTCAATGAGGTTGCGCCCGTTCGAGCGCACATCGTCGCTCGCCAGCACGGTCCGCTGGCGGTGGAGCAGGCGTTGCGAGACTTCGAGCATCCGCAATTCCTCGCTCACCGATAGGCGGATGTTCGAATCCGAACCCAGTCCGAACCGTCCGCCGTGCTGCAGATAGTCGCGGGCCGGGAAGATGCCGTCGCCAAGGTTTGCCTCGGTCGTCGGGCAAAGTCCGGCAACCGCGCGTGAGGCGGCGAGGTCGCGCACTTCGCCAGCGTCGATATGGGTCGCGTGGATCAGGCACCAGCGCTCGTCGACCGGCATGGAATCGAGCAGCCAGCGAACCGGCCGCGCGCCGAGGAACTGTTCGACCTCCTCGACCTCCTTGACCTGTTCGGCAGCATGGATGTGGACCGGCCCCGAAGGACAGAGCTCCAGGCAGGCCTCCAGCCCCTCGCGGTCGACCGCCCGCAGCGAATGGGGCGCAACGCCGAGGCGGAAGTCGGACGGCATTGTGGCCGCCGCATCGGCGATCCTTGCATAGAGCGCCTCGAACTGTGCCACGTCGCAGCCGAACCGGGACTGTCCTTGGTTCAAAGGGCGGCGATCCAGCCCGCCATGCGTATAGAGCACCGGCAAATGCGTAAGGCCGATGCCGGTTTCGTTTGCAGCTGCAAAGATGCCGAGCGAGGTTTGCGCCCGATCGTCGTACCGCGCGCCGCCCGGGCGATGGTGGACATAATGGAATTCCGCCGAGGCGGTGTAACCGGCTTCTGCCATCTTCACCTGCACCAGCGCCGCGATTGCCTCGATATCCTCCGGCGCAAGTACGTCGAGGAAGCGGTACATGACCTGCCGCCAGGTCCAGAAATCGTCCGTCCCGCTCGGGCCGCGCCGCTCGGCCAGTCCCGCCATCGCGCGCTGGAAACTGTGCGTGTGGAGATTGGCTAGGCCCGGTACCAGCGTGCCCACGGCGGACGCCGCATCGAAGCCTTCCTGCGAAACGCCCGTAATGCGCCCCGCATCGTCCCAGCTCACCACGCCGTCCGCCACCCAGCCGGATGGCGTGAGAATCTGCCGCGCTGACAATCTGCCGGTCATCGCACCTTGCGCCTTTTCGCTATTATGTGCATACATAATCACGAAGGGAAGGTATTGGCAAGGCCATGAGCGAACGAGTCTATTCGGGCTGCACGGCAGCGACCATGGTCGGGGATACGCCCTACGGCCTGATCGAGGACGCAGCGATCGTCACCAGCGCGGGACGCATCGTGTGGGTCGGCCGCAACCGGGACTTGCCGGGCTGGTGCGCGCATATTCCGAACATCGGCCTCGGCGGTGGGCTGGTCACTCCCGCACTTATCGATTGCCACACGCATCTCGTGTTCGGCGGCGACCGGTCGAAGGAGTTCGCCATGCGCCTGTCGGGCGCCACCTACGAGGAAATCGCTCGGGCGGGCGGCGGTATCCGTTCGACCGTCGGCGCCACGCGCGCCGCCAGCGATGACGAATTGCTCGCAGGCGCGCTGCGCCGGGTGGACGATCTGCAGGCCGACGGGGTTGCGGTCATCGAAGTGAAATCGGGCTACGGCCTGACGATCGAGGACGAATTGCGCATGCTGCGCGTCGCGCGTCGGATCGAACAGCATCGCCCGGTCCGCATCCGCACCACCTGGCTCGCCGCGCATGCCGTGCCCGCCGAATATGCCGATCGGGCCGACGACTATATCGCCGACGTCGCTATCGAGGGGCTGAAGCGCGCGCACGAGGAAGGGCTTGTCGATGCCGTC
This genomic interval carries:
- the hspQ gene encoding heat shock protein HspQ, with the protein product MDRTLFFSPQAGRTLEAPRRIRTRFAIGDVVRHKVFDFRGVIFDIDPVFANSEEWYSAIPEDIRPDRNQPFYHLLAESDESDYVAYVSQQNLIGDALAGPVSHPDVHQYFQHFEHGRYRMRRKLTH
- a CDS encoding aldose 1-epimerase, encoding MDCIGIAAGDYRLELAPHRGGSIVAFSWRGQDLLRPAAGDGVLDSSCFPLVPFSNRIAGSRFVFEGREVRLEPNHPAAVGEPVLHGFGWLADWSVAELSPDRAVLVHENAGGAWPWPYRATAGFVLDEGGLLTSLELENLSADPMPAGLGFHPYFPRTGHTLYRGLHRGEWQVGPDCLPRNLDHRDEARDWWNGRPVETREVDTVYTGRDGLLEIEWPERALRTIIDPCGDLAFTTVYVPAGEDFFCVEPVSHATDVFNEPVPENGMRVLQRGERWSVSMRIRAEATG
- the hutI gene encoding imidazolonepropionase — its product is MSERVYSGCTAATMVGDTPYGLIEDAAIVTSAGRIVWVGRNRDLPGWCAHIPNIGLGGGLVTPALIDCHTHLVFGGDRSKEFAMRLSGATYEEIARAGGGIRSTVGATRAASDDELLAGALRRVDDLQADGVAVIEVKSGYGLTIEDELRMLRVARRIEQHRPVRIRTTWLAAHAVPAEYADRADDYIADVAIEGLKRAHEEGLVDAVDGFCEGIGFTPQQMRRVFEAARELGLPVKLHAEQLSDLKGAVLAAEFGALSADHLEYLAPEDAHHLARSGTVAVLLPGAYFALRETKLPPVEALREHGVRMAVATDANPGSSPLSSLRLAMGMACTQFRLTPEEALAGATRNAAAALGLEKDYGTIELGKRTELAVWDAPGPDFLSYWLGGDLLRGRIIHGEFHER
- the galK gene encoding galactokinase; this translates as MSEGLAASAQEQFAAAFGHAPQGVVFVPGRVNLIGEHVDYNDGLVLPMPVREGTAIAWRSAPGGEIHVKAADFGSEDRFDLSLPEKPEATDWRAYVRGMCALAPVRPVSGLQLLITGNLPRGSGLSSSASLCVGVGKALAEAADDEADSVALAQAAQRTEHEWVGVACGIMDQMAVAAGEPGKALMLDCRDLSRQQVALPHDWAVGIVDSGVTRGLVDGEYNARRAQCESAAAKLGVASLRDADLAMVESGDLDPLERKRALHVVEEIARVGSAARAIAAGDLPAMCTVLREGHASLRDLFEVSVPAVDELVERIDALLGDAGAARMTGAGFGGSIVVVGERDAIGGLPALLARPVRLAF
- a CDS encoding mechanosensitive ion channel domain-containing protein — translated: MRKLVWAILFVFAASALGNPALIAQDAQPAAQEPAASTQSARDIEDISAEQIEADPVGIATEILSTPPGEYSLGRLAKLHQLRAALGERREEAREIADTGTLDSRIIEAQIETLGPAPSEGETEPAATSKRREILYRRLSEELAPLLVLREHQVRAATLITEIDDRIGAIQEDRLLSFNGTPLNPAMWVSALAATGATLGEYLGNPSLGMLGIALVLLFLVPAGILWLGKRWMAAVRSRARNTSSDARSMAILLMNDFAGLLVALFIAGSMACGLAALIWGAVSQAMLLQISVMAFVSIMMVAIARWLGRSIFRSPIDSLLIVHLTDADARHASRLTGLIGITVAAEAWLEVVENDGIIATTVANLLSALLVLWGSWLVFRLAGVIARRERKPPEPDPLADQTSTEVEIHEAIDFAGPLSRVVKVVALVAAGAAIVGFIYLAREIFFDIVGTLAVIALAYLLQRTLRFIMVVLAEGPLRRFRGIIHLLPVFTGFAIALASVPLLAIIWGYNGQEIIDGIIALRNGVSLGDITISAGDVFAFALVFFLGFVVTRWVQRILRLSILPQFALDLGARSAIVTIVGYVGIVLAAIIAITSTGLDLSSLAFVAGALSVGLGFGLQSVVENFVSGIILLLERPVREGDWIEVGPYSGIVRKISVRSTRIETFDHHQIIVPNSQLITESVKNLSFAGDAARIIVPIGVAYDTDLEKARTTLLEVAAANELVLDDPAPSVAVEDFGDNSINLKLLAFVRDVTTGAGVRSELRFAVAKRFAQEGIEIPFPQRVVTLRDERAAPAAG
- a CDS encoding GntR family transcriptional regulator, whose product is MNSATHSGIREAIRNRIVAGEWKLGELIPGEVEFAEEYGCSRTTVNRALQALAEEGIVERKRKGGTRVRPLPARQAQVSIPILREQVEGAGQEYAHRVLRREQRKPPAALRERMRLDPDQRCAFLESLHLADGKAFAFERRWVNLETVPEFADADLAATSANEWLVRTVPFSRGEVALSASVADERLAELFGTDAGEALFTMDRTTWFGDRSVTDIMLVYRPGYRLNFEI
- a CDS encoding formimidoylglutamate deiminase encodes the protein MTGRLSARQILTPSGWVADGVVSWDDAGRITGVSQEGFDAASAVGTLVPGLANLHTHSFQRAMAGLAERRGPSGTDDFWTWRQVMYRFLDVLAPEDIEAIAALVQVKMAEAGYTASAEFHYVHHRPGGARYDDRAQTSLGIFAAANETGIGLTHLPVLYTHGGLDRRPLNQGQSRFGCDVAQFEALYARIADAAATMPSDFRLGVAPHSLRAVDREGLEACLELCPSGPVHIHAAEQVKEVEEVEQFLGARPVRWLLDSMPVDERWCLIHATHIDAGEVRDLAASRAVAGLCPTTEANLGDGIFPARDYLQHGGRFGLGSDSNIRLSVSEELRMLEVSQRLLHRQRTVLASDDVRSNGRNLIERAANGGAQAIGRPAGAIEAGRLADLVALRDDIPFLDWADADTRLDSWIFGAEERAVSDVWSAGRHIVTGGQHICADRVRERFHRTMTRLRQAL